The genome window CATAACTCTGATCTTGTGCACTCAGGTAAATTTATTTCCGAAAGCACCTACACAAGGGCAGAACATGAACTTAGGATTGGAGATATCACGCTGGATTTTTTTGACAGAAAAACGCGCACTATCCATGAAATAAAAAGAACCGATGCCCTTGATGAAGTGCACACCTGGCAGGTTAAGTTTTATATTTTTTATCTTGAAGCAAATGGCGTTGACGGCGTAACCGGCATAATTGACTACCCCAAACTCAGGAAAAAGATCAAAGTGCAGCTTTACCCCGATGACCGCGAGGAGTTGCAAAAAACAATTGAAGATATTAAGAAGCTCTTAGCCCTGCCCACTCCCCCGCCCGTGATTGACAAGCCATTTTGCTCTAAGTGCGCCTATTTTGATTTGTGTTACAGTTAAGCCTGATATGAAAAGACACTACTATATATTTTCAAACGGAAAACTAATACGCCGCCAGAACACTCTTTACTTTGAAGAATCTAAGGAACAGGAGTTGCGTGAGGAGACCGAGGAAAGCCCTGATACAGATTTGCTTGAGGTTGAAGATACTCAGGCAGAGGAATCTGAGGAAAGCCAGGAGCCAAAGAGGGTTCAGCGAAAACCAATTCCCGTTGAGGATATTGAATCGCTCTACTGCTTTAGTGAGCTTAAGTTTAACACAAAATTCCTGAACTTTATTGCCAAGAACCAGATTACCCTGCACCTGTTTAATTACTATGGCTACTATAGCGGAAGTTTTTACCCAAGGGAGCCCTTTGTTTCAGGACGGCTTCTGGTAGAGCAGGTGAGCTGCTACCGTGACCCTGAAAAACGCCTTGCCCTTGCCAGAAAATTTGTTTCAGGTGCGGCTGATAACATGCTAAAAAATCTGCAATACTATAACGCCCGCCAGAGAGATATGGAACCCTTCATTCAGGCAATAAAGAAGTATATGACCGGGATTGACCAAAGCCGTGATATCCCCTCGCTGATGGGCATTGAGGGAAATATCCGCTCTACCTACTATGAATCATGGCATCTGATAATCACTGAAGCCATTGATTTTAAGAAACGCGAAAAGCACCCGCCAACTAATCCGGTTAATGCCCTCATCTCATTCGGCAATTCATTAGTTTATACAACAGTATTAAGTGAGATTTATAAAACCCAGCTTAACCCCCTTATCAGTTTTCTGCATGAGCCGGGCGAAAGGCGCTTTTCACTTTCGCTTGATATTGCTGAAATTTTTAAGCCGCTGCTTGCTGACCGGGTCATCTTTACCCTGCTGAACAAAAAAATGCTTGGGGGAAAGGATTTTGAAAAAGACCTGGGATACTGTTATCTTAGCGAGCAAGGGAGAAAGATTTTTGTGAAGGAGTTTGATGACAAAATTAAAACCACCATCAAACACCGGAAACTGAACAAGCAGGTAAGCTACCGGCATCTGATACGGCTTGAGTGTTATAAAATTATCAAGCACATCCTGGGTGACAGCCAATATCAGCCATTTACTATCTGGTGGTAGGAGAACAGAGCGATGTACGTAGTGTTGTTTTATGATATTAAGAAAGGCCCAAGAGCACCAAAAGTGTTAAAATATCTGAGGCAAAAACTTATCTGGATACAAAACTCCGTATTTGAGGGAGAGGTTACCGAGGCACAGTTTGAGGAGATCACCGAAACCCTGCACGACATGATAAACACCGAGAAGGACAGCATAATATATTATACATTTGACAGCATGAAATATTCAAAAAGAGAGGTATTAGGAATAGAGAAAAACCCTACTGACTCGTTTATATAGAGAAAAAATCGTCGCACCCCCCTGTTTTTTGCAGTATTAGCCATAGACGACAGGAATGGGTAAAAAAACCGCCAAAACACCCCAAAAAGCGGGTTTTTGGGCGGACTTTAATCGCACCTATATGGAATTGAAATTCGTGTCGGTGATGTCTTAGTTGCTGACGGTAAAAACTTTAATCGCACCTATATGGAATTGAAATCTTCAAATACTTCTTTGATGCTCATGCCTGCAACATGAACTTTAATCGCACCTATATGGAATTGAAATTTAATCAGCTACACCGATAACGGCAAAGCATTTAAAAACTTTAATCGCACCTATATGGAATTGAAATGCAGGAACCTGCACGTCGAGTGCATCATTTGCGGAAACTTTAATCGCACCTATATGGAATTGAAATTTTGTTTTCAGCGAGAGCTTCCGTGAAACAATCGAAACTTTAATCGCACCTATATGGAATTGAAATTCAGTCATTTCAACCTCGTCACCGGGAATGAAAGAGACTTTAATCGCACCTATATGGAATTGAAATCGTTTCTGGTCTCTCTGGCTATGTCTGAGGTCTCAGACTTTAATCGCACCTATATGGAATTGAAATTTCTATAAATCAACAGCAGAATAGCTTCCCAATACACACTTTAATCGCACCTATATGGAATTGAAATTACTCCACGGGCAAATATCATCACCTGGTTGATGTAACTTTAATCGCACCTATATGGAATTGAAATAATGCAGATCTCACTCAGCCGACTGTAAACACGATCGACTTTAATCGCACCTATATGGAATTGAAATGAGTGAACCAATATCGGCATTTACTTTATTGTGTGACTTTAATCGCACCTATATGGAATTGAAATTCTGAAATGCTTTGCTGTTAAAGCTGGTGGAATCTTACTTTAATCGCACCTATATGGAATTGAAATTTTTTATGTTTTGTTTTAAGTTGCCGCATTACTATTACTTTAATCGCACCTATATGGAATTGAAATCTGAAACGGCGAAGCTGCCTGCATCCGGGGTGACGGACTTTAATCGCACCTATATGGAATTGAAATGGAGCCAGTTATATCCAATAAGAACCAATATCGATTGACTTTAATCGCACCTATATGGAATTGAAATTTGAATCTTTTGTTGATTCATCAATGGTTCCCCACTGAACTTTAATCGCACCTATATGGAATTGAAATTGATTTGATAACTATTATTAAAATCCTTTTCCGGCTCTGACTTTAATCGCACCTATATGGAATTGAAATTATTTTTACTCCTGTTCATTTACTCTCTTGTTGAGAGACTTTAATCGCACCTATATGGAATTGAAA of Ignavibacteriales bacterium contains these proteins:
- the cas4 gene encoding CRISPR-associated protein Cas4; its protein translation is MTGTYIHYYYLCKRKLWLFAKTIDMEHNSDLVHSGKFISESTYTRAEHELRIGDITLDFFDRKTRTIHEIKRTDALDEVHTWQVKFYIFYLEANGVDGVTGIIDYPKLRKKIKVQLYPDDREELQKTIEDIKKLLALPTPPPVIDKPFCSKCAYFDLCYS
- the cas1b gene encoding type I-B CRISPR-associated endonuclease Cas1, coding for MKRHYYIFSNGKLIRRQNTLYFEESKEQELREETEESPDTDLLEVEDTQAEESEESQEPKRVQRKPIPVEDIESLYCFSELKFNTKFLNFIAKNQITLHLFNYYGYYSGSFYPREPFVSGRLLVEQVSCYRDPEKRLALARKFVSGAADNMLKNLQYYNARQRDMEPFIQAIKKYMTGIDQSRDIPSLMGIEGNIRSTYYESWHLIITEAIDFKKREKHPPTNPVNALISFGNSLVYTTVLSEIYKTQLNPLISFLHEPGERRFSLSLDIAEIFKPLLADRVIFTLLNKKMLGGKDFEKDLGYCYLSEQGRKIFVKEFDDKIKTTIKHRKLNKQVSYRHLIRLECYKIIKHILGDSQYQPFTIWW
- the cas2 gene encoding CRISPR-associated endonuclease Cas2, producing the protein MYVVLFYDIKKGPRAPKVLKYLRQKLIWIQNSVFEGEVTEAQFEEITETLHDMINTEKDSIIYYTFDSMKYSKREVLGIEKNPTDSFI